The sequence AAATTCTCCATAGCTGGAAGCAGATctgttcttcttcctcatttcatctgcCATTGATGACGAAGATCCCTGAAATAAAACGAGAACAAAGAACCCTTTATGGGAAGAAAAGGAGAACCCATTAACACAAACAAAGGAGAGACAGAAGAGGAGCTATGCCATGCTAAATAGAGAGAAACCATTGGCCCCGAAACGATATAGGTGGGGCTGGCCTATGGCTAACCAAAACCACTGATCTTATGGGCCTCACATGCCAAATATCACCCCCCATGAGGTGACAGGAAATATCCAATGAAAATGGACAATAGCAAAAAAATAATCAGCATTTAGCCAGGGACAAATCAGAAGGCTAGGATAATCCAAAGGGGGCATTTTTTGTTATTGTTGTACAACAAATGGCCCattatatgaacggtttggagcACCAAAAGGTGGGCACCTCATGTATAGTTTATGGGGCCGATTGTAATGCTTAATCAAACATTGCATGGTTCCTCAAGAAGGAAAGGGAAGGAGAATTTTACTGACATTTAACTTATTTACAAAACACCAGCAGCCAGATTACAGCACCTCAGTACATGCCACCCTCCAGCAGCAGGTCGTCAAATCCCCAGAGGTCAATTGAGCTCCCACCAAACTGGCTCGCATCCCCACCGAGGATACTCTCAATAGATGGGTCTGAACTACCCTCGGGGTAAGGGATCTGCAGGAATTTCATACATGATTCGAAGGCCGACAGCTCTTCAGAAAGTTCCATTGTCATGTTTTCCTCGACCGGCACTGCATTCTCAGAATTGTTCTTCAGTCTTTTCTTCGGATTCGCATCTTCTATGAATTCTAACTCATCAGTTTCTGGTGTAGGTGCGAGAATGGATGAGATCTCAGGGGTTTTGGCCTCACGTTCCCACCCAAAATCAGAGCAATCAAAAGAATTACTCCCTTGATCTGAGTTGAAACAAAGGCGCCCACCATCAGAAGGCATGACAGAATTGAATTCCACTGGATTTCCATTTGCGGGGAAGGAACCCAAACACCCAGATGGCTTAACAGACGACTCCTCGCTCATAAACCCAAGAGTATCGTAGAACTCATGATCCGAGTTGTTGATGAAATTGAAGGATTGATTGGGTGTGGCTTTCTCAGACTTCAGAGATTTCTGAGAACTTGGTTTCACAGCGCGTTTCGGAGTGACCGTGGATGGTTCTTCAGGGAAATTCACCTTGGCTTTCTTGCCTCGGATCCTCCGAGCCTCGGCATCATAAGCTCTTGCAGCTTCTTCAGCAGTATTGAAGGTCCCAAGCCAGACCCGAACTCCTTTTCTTGGGTCTCTGATCTCGGCAGCCCATTTCCCCCATGGACGCTGTCGGATTCCTCTGAACTggttctttctcttccttttcacAGATTTCTCCACAGACCCACTGAATTCCACAGATTTGGTACTAATAGAATCTTCTGTAATTTCAACATGCAAAGGGAAAGGAAGCAACCATGTGAAGGAAGACGTATATCAACATCATCAAATGTTTAGTTGTTTTCTATTAGTTCTTCTTGCTATGGAACTACTACAATCAGTGAAGAAAACAACAGAACAACCCAACTTCGCAGTGCAAGTAAAAATTTCAATCCTTTCACCACTATTTCGGTGATTCTAAAATTTTCTGTTTTGAAGTCCATAGATTGAAAGGATTTTGGGAAAACATCAGAACCCAAAAACAGAATTACAAGACATTgctatagaaagaaaaaaaaaagctacagACAAGTAACAATCCTAGGCTGCCCTTTTGGCCAAGACaatgagaaaaataattttagaatttctactcttagtaaaatttctaaaaaatcacGAAACAATACTTGTGTGGATAAGGAAGAGCCACAATTGCAAATTTTTGGAAATTCTAACAAGTATGCAAAATTACAAAATCACAAAGTATTTATCTGTGCTCCGGAAATGGCCATGAgacccttttcttttcttacatcttcttccacttttttttttcctactgaGAGAAGATAATGTTATTGAAAAAACCAACAATTCACATGCTAATTTGGCGATGATGGAGGAAAGTAAACACTCAGAAAAGGAATCCATGATATAGATCAAACATGGAACGATGAGGCTGAGGAAATCCGTCATTTTTATCTGTCTTTCCTTCATTTTCATGTGTTGGTCGATGGCAGGGATTGGATTTCAATAAACAGGAAATCACAAAGCATCAAATCCTGACTATTGAAACAAAAAGGGGGAAACAACCAAATATTGGGAGAATATTCATCATTCATCAATAAAGAGATCAAATCAGAACCCTCCCTTCTAAAATACTTTCCCCCATTTGATGATAAGGGAAAAGGCGCTTCTGTCTTTGATACAGAGGGAATCAAGGAAGTAAAAGCAACCACTAACTGAAAACAAAGACGAAAAGGGGGAAAAGAGAAGCTTCACATGAAAATCCTACATATCTGAtttccaagaaaaagaaaagttcgaaaaaaaaaaaaagatcaacaagaaagaagaaagaaagatattgAAAATCGCATAAAAACAagtcaaaaaaaagaagaagaagaagaagaagaagaagagggaaaccAAAGaaaattccttttttattttttatttttttaaaaaacttcctTTGACATCCAGATggggaaaacaaaacaaaacaaaactctGAAATTGAGCAAAGatcaagaaaaaacaaaaaaacaaaacgtAAAAAAGACCCACTTCATACCAAAAGAAGAAAACTagctaaagattttttttttttttttaaacactcaCACTTCCTAACCATCAGAAAAGAAAAGCtaattcataaaaatttaaaaaaaaaaaaaaaaagcgagcaAGAAAAAAGACAagctaaggaaaaaaaaaaaaaatcatcgacAAGAAAAATCCATTTCACAAAaacagcaaaaataaataaattaattaattaaaacccaagaaaatagaagaaaagttaACTCCAGAAAACCCATTTcacaaaaattgcaaaaaaaaaaaaaaaaacactaagagAATAGGGAAAAAAACTAAACCCCAAAATACTCATATCACAAAAATTGCAAAAACCCCacgagaaaatgaaaaaaaaaaaccaaatcgaaaaaattgaaaaaaaaaaaaaaaaactcggtaACCAAAACCCCAATAAATCAAAATCCACTATCTTCTCATATACCTCGAGAGAAATCCGGTTTGGGAAAAGCAAACGGCTTTACATCCTCTACTTCATCCTCTTCGTCCGAATCGTCCTTGAAATCCTGAAAATCGGCCTCGAAATCGTCTTCCAATCCAACGATCTTCGGTTTCAGCGGCTTCGAGTAGTCATTTCTGCCACCCTTCCTGATGTTCGGCCACAGATAATCCGCTGTAAGTCGCCGCGATCGGCTCGGCGGGATGAAATCGGAGATGATTGCTCCTCCACACATCTTCTAGATCGAGTCCGAAATATCGGATCCTGAAATTTATAAAAACAAAGAGAAATATCGGCTCTGAAAATAACGCGAAATATCGGAAATGTCAGGTGTTCGAAAGACAGAGACGCAAATGGAAGGTGAAATGTTCTCAAGACACTCAGACGAGTCGAGACGCGCTTTTATTGGAAGGGTTGGTGGCTGAAATTACTTAAATGCCCCTGACTACTGCTGAAGGTGCTgatagatccaaaccgttcatcactCCGGCCACATCTTTGGGTCCCTAAAATTTTACTGAAATTCACTGATTAGGCAGGTAAAATGGGCTGTTGAAGATGATGATAGATCCAAGCCGTCTATTACGGTAATCACATCCTGAGtcgttaatttttttttatttactgaAATACCCTGAGTAAAATTACAGGTGAGGGAGCCGCtgatagatccaaaccgtccattacgGCGGCAACAGCCGGCGTTACTTTATTTTACTGAAATGCCCCCGGTTAAGCAGGTAAAATTACTGTTGAAATGGTTCCTAAAATTTACAGAAATGCCCCTGATTAAATAGGTAAAATTACAGGTGAAGGTGCTgatagatccaaaccgtctattacGGTGGCCCCACCTTGGGTACTGAAATTTGACTGTTGGACTTTTGTAAAATTACTGGTGAAGGTGCTGATAGATCCACGACGTCCATTACGGCGGCCCTATCTTGGATACCCGATGGGCAATTACCCCAGAAATTTTACTGAAATGGACCCGATTAGCTACATGATTTACTTTTCAAAATGACAGATGGATGGTCTTCTCagcgctcatcaggtgggcctcacatgcacgTCTCAAGGCAAAAAACGTTGCACTCAACACGTGGCCCACATCAGTAACGTAGACTTTGGACGCATGCAACTTTCAACGGGAGCAGATTCGGTCAGGCAGTGAACGTagggcccacctggatatatgaattgtatatccacgccgtccatttgattTTACAGGTCATTACATGGAATGGGaataaaaattagacagatctaaatttcaagtggaccacaccacaagaaaaagtggtgattgaatgtccactattaaaaactttccaaggcccatgttaatgtttattttccatccaacctgttgataaggtcataaaaatcttgatgatgggaaaacacaaatatcagcttgattcaaaactttagtccccaacaagaatgtttcaatggtcaatcaccaatttttcctgctgtgtggtccacctgagatttagatcagcTTCATTGTTTGGgcccatgcattaaaatgagcgaAATAACGTATGGACGGCGCGGATTTACAatgcttacatcaaggtaggtcctacGGTCAAGGCCTGACCTAACTCCTCCTTACCGTGAGCTGACGGAATCCGCTTCCACTTTCAACGCCCCTTTTTGTGAGTAGACGCATCAAAGAGGTGCCGTctaatggacggctcggatctagGATGACCTTAACCGATGAGTGGATCTCGTCAGCGTCCAACAATAGCTCACACCATTTCCATGTGTAATCAATCTTGTACAgttatcctgaccatccaaattgtgggtcctacAACGCATGTATCGTATCTCTAAACTCTCGCTTATCAagacatcctaaccatccaattgattacTATCAAATGGATGATTTAAGAACAAAAGCAGATAATTAATATTTGGCCATGCTCTATCTACAATTTG is a genomic window of Magnolia sinica isolate HGM2019 chromosome 15, MsV1, whole genome shotgun sequence containing:
- the LOC131228202 gene encoding ethylene-responsive transcription factor 1-like, which gives rise to MCGGAIISDFIPPSRSRRLTADYLWPNIRKGGRNDYSKPLKPKIVGLEDDFEADFQDFKDDSDEEDEVEDVKPFAFPKPDFSREDSISTKSVEFSGSVEKSVKRKRKNQFRGIRQRPWGKWAAEIRDPRKGVRVWLGTFNTAEEAARAYDAEARRIRGKKAKVNFPEEPSTVTPKRAVKPSSQKSLKSEKATPNQSFNFINNSDHEFYDTLGFMSEESSVKPSGCLGSFPANGNPVEFNSVMPSDGGRLCFNSDQGSNSFDCSDFGWEREAKTPEISSILAPTPETDELEFIEDANPKKRLKNNSENAVPVEENMTMELSEELSAFESCMKFLQIPYPEGSSDPSIESILGGDASQFGGSSIDLWGFDDLLLEGGMY